From one Amycolatopsis sp. FDAARGOS 1241 genomic stretch:
- a CDS encoding FMN-binding protein, translating into MKKTIFVVALSIAGFIAVWRFDPAPASTATTPPASAAPSTSAGSGAVTTQGTAESTEFGTVQVQVAFDGSRITDVTLVQQPDSGRGVDAIPLLREEALQAQSADIGTVSGATQTSESYIKSLQAALDARRS; encoded by the coding sequence ATGAAGAAGACGATCTTCGTGGTCGCGCTGTCGATCGCCGGGTTCATCGCCGTGTGGCGGTTCGACCCGGCACCCGCGTCGACCGCCACGACACCACCGGCGAGCGCGGCACCATCCACTTCGGCCGGTTCCGGCGCGGTCACCACGCAGGGCACGGCCGAATCGACCGAGTTCGGCACCGTGCAGGTGCAGGTGGCCTTCGACGGCAGCCGGATCACCGACGTCACGCTCGTGCAACAGCCCGACAGCGGCCGCGGCGTCGACGCGATCCCGCTGCTGCGCGAGGAAGCCCTGCAGGCGCAGAGCGCGGACATCGGCACGGTCTCGGGCGCGACGCAGACCAGCGAGTCGTACATCAAGTCGCTGCAGGCGGCGCTCGACGCGCGGAGGTCGTGA
- a CDS encoding FAD:protein FMN transferase, which produces MTTLVEHVMGLPVSLDLRGEGDFAAAVADAFAWLHDVDARFSPFRADSEVCRLDRGELAARELSADLDEVLTLCAYYEDLSGGAFSARLPGRGLDPSGVVKGWAVQRAAERLHAAGARRFCLNAGGDVVTEGEPEPGRPWRVGVRHPERTDAVCAVLASRDGAVATSAAYERGAHVLDGRTGLPATGLLSVTIVAENLTHADALATAAFALGTDGIDWAAGQPGCDVLIVDAQRRVHRSPGLALA; this is translated from the coding sequence ATGACCACACTCGTGGAGCACGTGATGGGCCTGCCGGTGTCGCTCGACCTGCGCGGCGAAGGCGATTTCGCGGCCGCGGTGGCCGATGCGTTCGCCTGGCTGCACGACGTGGACGCCCGGTTCAGCCCGTTCCGCGCCGACAGCGAGGTGTGCCGCCTCGACCGCGGCGAGCTCGCCGCCCGCGAGCTCAGCGCCGACCTCGACGAAGTCCTCACCCTGTGCGCGTACTACGAAGACCTCTCCGGCGGCGCGTTCTCCGCACGGTTGCCCGGACGTGGTCTGGACCCCTCCGGCGTCGTCAAGGGCTGGGCCGTGCAGCGCGCGGCCGAGCGGCTCCACGCGGCGGGCGCGCGCCGGTTCTGCCTCAACGCGGGTGGCGACGTCGTGACGGAGGGCGAGCCGGAGCCGGGACGGCCGTGGCGCGTCGGCGTCCGCCACCCCGAACGGACGGACGCCGTGTGCGCCGTGCTCGCCTCACGTGACGGCGCCGTCGCCACTTCCGCCGCGTACGAACGCGGCGCGCACGTACTCGACGGCCGCACCGGACTCCCGGCGACCGGCCTGCTGAGCGTGACGATCGTCGCCGAAAACCTCACGCACGCCGACGCGCTGGCCACCGCCGCCTTCGCGCTCGGCACCGACGGCATCGATTGGGCCGCCGGGCAACCCGGCTGCGACGTGCTGATCGTCGACGCGCAACGGCGCGTGCACCGCTCCCCCGGACTCGCGCTCGCCTGA
- a CDS encoding HU family DNA-binding protein, which translates to MANKAQLIEALSERLGDKKVASEAVDGLVDIIIRTVNKGEKVNITGFGVFEKRARAARTARNPRTGETVRVKKTNVPAFRAGTTFKDVISGTKKLPKATAVKRATTTATRATGTRATASTTTRTTASRATASRPAATRSTTTRTRATAAKPAATKTAAKPATTRAKASTTKTAAKPAAKTSTTKTAAKPAAKTTAAKKTTAKPAAKRTSAAKKK; encoded by the coding sequence ATGGCCAACAAGGCCCAGCTGATCGAGGCGCTGTCGGAGCGTCTGGGCGACAAAAAGGTTGCTTCGGAGGCCGTCGACGGTCTCGTCGACATCATCATCCGGACGGTCAACAAGGGCGAGAAGGTGAACATCACCGGGTTCGGTGTGTTCGAGAAGCGTGCCCGTGCCGCCCGCACCGCGCGCAACCCGCGCACCGGTGAGACGGTGCGGGTGAAGAAGACGAACGTGCCCGCGTTCCGGGCCGGGACCACGTTCAAGGACGTCATCTCCGGCACGAAGAAGCTGCCGAAGGCGACCGCGGTCAAGCGCGCCACCACGACCGCGACCCGGGCCACCGGCACCCGGGCCACCGCGTCGACCACCACCCGCACCACCGCGTCGCGGGCCACGGCATCGCGCCCGGCCGCCACCCGCTCCACCACCACCCGCACCCGGGCCACGGCCGCCAAACCGGCCGCGACCAAGACCGCCGCCAAGCCCGCCACCACCCGCGCCAAGGCAAGCACCACCAAGACCGCCGCCAAGCCCGCGGCCAAGACGAGCACCACCAAGACGGCCGCGAAACCCGCCGCCAAGACCACCGCGGCGAAGAAAACCACCGCCAAGCCCGCGGCCAAGCGCACCAGCGCCGCAAAAAAGAAGTAA
- a CDS encoding cysteine dioxygenase family protein, giving the protein MFAVPDNTLLRPENPALRHPVRVALEVAADRERWAGLLRYDPDERFSALVDAAGGQEIWLLSWLPGQHTDLHDHEFASGAFTVVSGRLAETVARRSPDGRAVTEVHALAAGQSRVFGPGYVHEVRNAGPDPAISLHVYRDGPRAVRPFHLEPLGGPVRD; this is encoded by the coding sequence ATGTTCGCCGTCCCGGACAACACCCTGCTGCGTCCCGAGAACCCCGCCTTGCGTCACCCGGTGCGCGTCGCCCTCGAGGTGGCCGCCGACCGCGAACGCTGGGCCGGCCTGCTGCGCTACGACCCCGACGAGCGCTTCTCCGCGCTCGTCGACGCCGCCGGGGGCCAGGAGATCTGGCTGCTGTCCTGGCTCCCCGGCCAGCACACCGACCTGCACGACCACGAGTTCGCGAGCGGCGCGTTCACCGTCGTGTCCGGCCGGCTGGCGGAGACCGTCGCGCGCCGCTCGCCCGACGGCCGTGCGGTCACCGAGGTGCACGCGCTGGCGGCGGGCCAATCGCGCGTGTTCGGTCCCGGTTACGTGCACGAGGTGCGCAACGCCGGCCCGGACCCGGCCATCAGCCTGCACGTCTACCGCGACGGACCGCGGGCCGTGCGGCCCTTCCACCTCGAGCCGCTGGGCGGGCCGGTCCGGGACTGA
- a CDS encoding 1-acyl-sn-glycerol-3-phosphate acyltransferase, producing MARREKGGFWVGLAAVVFYPLTAIGKRVYVGAEKIPRQGPAVLVMNHISHLDPVVDAVFVHRQKRVPRFFLKESLRHVPVFGKVVDGSGQIPVARGSSAAGDSLKAAHEALAEGKLIVIYPEGTITKDPAGWPKESFTGVARLALQNDVPVIPIARWGTNQIYNGYTKKLTPFPRKTVTHLVGDPLDLSAYAGANTRSASTLRQVTKLMMDEVTRLLAEIRHEEPPAKKPEDGA from the coding sequence TTGGCACGGCGTGAGAAGGGCGGCTTCTGGGTGGGGCTGGCCGCGGTTGTGTTCTACCCGCTGACCGCGATCGGGAAGCGGGTGTACGTCGGGGCGGAGAAGATCCCCAGGCAGGGGCCCGCGGTGCTGGTGATGAACCACATCTCGCACCTGGACCCCGTGGTCGACGCCGTGTTCGTGCACCGCCAGAAGCGCGTGCCGCGGTTCTTCCTCAAGGAGAGCCTGCGCCACGTCCCCGTGTTCGGGAAGGTCGTCGACGGCTCCGGCCAGATCCCGGTGGCGCGCGGGTCGAGCGCGGCGGGCGACAGCCTCAAGGCCGCGCACGAGGCGCTGGCCGAAGGCAAGCTCATCGTGATCTACCCCGAGGGCACGATCACGAAAGACCCGGCCGGCTGGCCCAAGGAGTCCTTCACCGGGGTCGCGCGGCTCGCGCTGCAGAACGACGTGCCGGTGATCCCGATCGCGCGCTGGGGCACCAACCAGATCTACAACGGCTACACGAAGAAGCTCACGCCGTTCCCGCGCAAGACCGTGACGCACCTCGTCGGCGACCCGCTGGACCTCTCGGCCTATGCCGGGGCGAACACCCGCAGCGCCTCGACGCTGCGCCAGGTCACCAAGCTGATGATGGACGAGGTGACCCGGCTGCTCGCCGAGATCCGGCACGAGGAACCGCCCGCGAAGAAGCCGGAGGACGGCGCCTGA
- a CDS encoding asparaginase, translated as MTRALVAVAALGGTISMAPDRSIEDGVVPRLTAEDLLGDLGAHLPMDVTAATLAGISSASMDYATLLRTRAWGLEQVAAGAAGLVVVQGTDTLEETAWFFELTWPHDVPVVVTGAMRNPSLPSADGPANLLAALTVAASPRSRGRGALVAFNDDVHTARWVRKAHASHVEAFSSNPAGPLGLVAEGSVHYFHPAGSRAAAVPVDNADFAGLVPLLEAGIADSGELLSLVLDAGARGVVVAAGGVGHVSTGTADVIATADVPIVVATRTGAGTTFRGTYGFHGSESSLIKVGATMAGWLDPRKSRVLLQVLLATGASREAIEAEFRLRGDLD; from the coding sequence ATGACTCGTGCTCTCGTCGCCGTCGCCGCGCTGGGCGGCACCATCTCCATGGCCCCGGACCGCTCGATCGAAGACGGGGTGGTGCCGCGGCTGACCGCCGAGGACCTGCTCGGTGATCTCGGTGCGCACCTGCCGATGGACGTCACCGCGGCCACGCTCGCCGGGATCTCCAGCGCGTCGATGGACTACGCCACGCTGCTGCGCACCCGCGCCTGGGGCCTGGAGCAGGTCGCGGCCGGCGCGGCGGGACTCGTGGTGGTGCAGGGCACGGACACGCTGGAGGAAACCGCGTGGTTCTTCGAGCTGACGTGGCCCCACGACGTGCCGGTGGTCGTCACCGGCGCGATGCGCAACCCGAGCCTGCCGTCCGCCGACGGACCGGCGAACCTGCTCGCCGCACTCACCGTCGCCGCTTCACCGCGCAGCCGCGGGCGCGGCGCGCTGGTGGCCTTCAACGACGACGTGCACACGGCCCGCTGGGTACGCAAGGCGCACGCGAGCCACGTCGAAGCGTTCTCGTCGAACCCGGCGGGACCGCTCGGGCTCGTCGCCGAGGGATCCGTCCACTACTTCCACCCCGCCGGTTCGCGCGCGGCCGCGGTGCCGGTCGACAACGCGGACTTCGCCGGTCTAGTCCCGTTGCTGGAGGCGGGGATCGCGGACTCGGGTGAGCTGCTGTCGCTGGTGCTCGACGCCGGCGCTCGCGGCGTGGTCGTCGCGGCCGGCGGCGTCGGCCACGTCTCCACGGGCACGGCCGACGTGATCGCCACCGCGGATGTCCCGATCGTCGTCGCGACCCGCACCGGCGCCGGCACGACGTTCCGCGGTACCTACGGCTTCCACGGCTCCGAGTCGAGCCTGATCAAGGTGGGCGCCACGATGGCGGGCTGGCTCGACCCGCGCAAGTCCCGCGTGCTGCTGCAGGTCCTGCTCGCCACGGGCGCCTCGCGCGAGGCGATCGAGGCCGAGTTCCGGCTGCGCGGCGACCTGGACTGA
- the cofC gene encoding 2-phospho-L-lactate guanylyltransferase, with protein MDVDLVVPLKHPREGKSRLRGALAGVAHAELVLALAYDTLAAVTSVAAVRRVLVVAADPAAVSELAGLGVELVKESRDGGLNEALRHGEALLRDGDPAGVVGALQADLPALRAGDFAAALAEAAGARAFVADRQGTGTTLLLSAPGAPLDPRFGAGSAQRHTASGAVALAAGLGSLRSDVDTSDDLRYAAALGFGKRTAALLPAETVPMG; from the coding sequence GTGGACGTGGACCTGGTCGTGCCGTTGAAACACCCGCGTGAGGGCAAGTCGCGCCTGCGGGGCGCGCTCGCCGGGGTGGCGCACGCCGAGCTGGTGCTGGCCCTGGCGTACGACACGCTCGCGGCCGTGACGTCGGTGGCCGCCGTGCGGCGCGTGCTGGTGGTGGCCGCCGACCCGGCCGCGGTGTCCGAACTGGCCGGTCTGGGCGTGGAGCTGGTGAAGGAGTCCCGCGACGGCGGCCTGAACGAAGCGCTGCGTCACGGTGAGGCTCTGCTGCGCGACGGCGACCCGGCTGGTGTCGTCGGTGCGCTGCAGGCCGACCTGCCGGCTCTGCGCGCGGGCGACTTCGCGGCCGCGCTGGCCGAAGCGGCGGGGGCGCGCGCGTTCGTCGCGGACCGCCAGGGCACGGGCACGACACTGCTGCTGTCGGCGCCCGGAGCGCCACTCGACCCGCGGTTCGGCGCCGGTTCCGCCCAGCGGCACACGGCTTCCGGCGCCGTCGCGCTGGCCGCCGGCCTGGGTTCCCTGCGCAGCGACGTGGACACATCGGACGATCTTCGGTACGCGGCCGCGCTCGGCTTCGGCAAACGCACGGCCGCGCTGCTGCCCGCCGAGACCGTCCCGATGGGTTGA
- a CDS encoding RNA degradosome polyphosphate kinase codes for MGVVSTDDASTPARNGQPARRRRASVAKADAPATPARRTSAARKTTSGKTADAVKTAARATAAKAGANAAGKPKTAKAPAAKSEANAPAAKTPRARKTTSAAAVTTARPARSRRTGTSEGAVPSAPPAVTSASPPTAVETLPDDRYFNRELSWLDFNARVLALAEDESQPLLERAKFLAIFASNLDEFYMVRVAGLKRREDTGLSVRSADGLTPREQLDYIAKRNQDLVERHTSAFEDHLRPQLAKQDIRLVGWADLSGAEQLRLSSYFSEQIFPVLTPLAVDPAHPFPYISGLSLNLAVTVRDPQGGTERFARVKVPSNVPRLMRVESERTNRTATFLPLEELIAAHLGELFTGMEVTEHHVFRVTRNADFEVEEDRDEDLLQALERELAQRRFGPPVRLEVAEDMSEHMLELLLRELEVDPADVVEVPGLLDLTCLHQLSGVDRKELKDRPFVPATHPAFGERETPKSVFATLREGDVLVHHPYDSFSTSVQRFIEQAAADSKVLAIKQTLYRTSGDSPIVDALIDAAEAGKQVVALVEIKARFDEQANITWARTLERAGVHVVYGLVGLKTHCKVSMVVRQEGSTIRRYCHIGTGNYNPKTARLYEDLGLLTADPSIGADVTDLFNVLTGYSRQDTYRTILTSPHGIRRGIVRSIGEEIELARAGQAAGIRIKCNSLVDEQVVDALYHASQAGVPVDVVVRGICALKPGVEGLSENIRVRSILGRFLEHSRIFHFRAGGTHWIGSADMMHRNLDRRIEALVRVKDPKLTNQLDAVFDSALDPATRCWVLTATGEWQPFPAAGSQVRDHQVELAKLHGAAG; via the coding sequence ATGGGCGTCGTGAGCACAGACGACGCCAGCACACCCGCCCGGAACGGACAGCCCGCCCGGCGGCGCAGGGCCAGCGTGGCGAAAGCTGACGCGCCTGCGACCCCGGCGCGCCGCACCAGCGCCGCGCGGAAGACGACCTCCGGCAAGACCGCCGACGCGGTGAAGACGGCTGCCCGCGCGACCGCCGCGAAGGCCGGCGCGAACGCGGCGGGCAAGCCGAAGACCGCGAAGGCCCCCGCCGCGAAGAGCGAGGCGAACGCGCCCGCGGCGAAAACCCCGCGCGCCCGCAAGACCACCTCGGCCGCGGCCGTCACCACCGCGCGCCCGGCCCGCTCGCGCCGCACGGGGACCTCCGAGGGCGCCGTACCCTCGGCGCCGCCCGCTGTCACCTCGGCGTCGCCGCCCACCGCCGTCGAAACGCTGCCCGACGACAGGTACTTCAACCGGGAGCTGTCCTGGCTCGACTTCAACGCACGGGTGTTGGCTCTCGCCGAGGACGAGTCGCAGCCGCTGCTCGAACGGGCGAAGTTCCTCGCCATCTTCGCGTCCAATTTGGACGAGTTCTACATGGTCCGCGTGGCCGGCCTGAAGCGCCGCGAAGACACGGGCCTGTCCGTGCGCAGCGCCGACGGCCTCACGCCGCGCGAGCAGCTGGACTACATCGCCAAGCGCAACCAGGACCTGGTGGAGCGCCACACGAGCGCGTTCGAAGACCACCTGCGTCCGCAGCTGGCCAAGCAGGACATCCGGCTCGTCGGCTGGGCCGACCTCTCGGGCGCCGAACAGCTGCGGCTGTCGAGCTATTTCTCCGAGCAGATCTTCCCGGTGCTCACGCCGCTGGCCGTCGACCCGGCGCACCCGTTCCCGTACATCTCGGGCCTGTCGCTCAACCTGGCGGTGACGGTGCGCGACCCGCAGGGCGGCACCGAGCGCTTCGCCCGGGTGAAGGTGCCGAGCAACGTGCCGAGGCTCATGCGCGTGGAGTCGGAACGCACCAACCGCACGGCGACGTTCCTGCCGCTGGAGGAACTCATCGCCGCGCACCTCGGCGAGCTGTTCACCGGCATGGAGGTCACGGAGCACCACGTGTTCCGCGTCACCCGCAACGCCGACTTCGAGGTGGAAGAGGACCGTGACGAGGACCTCCTGCAGGCCCTGGAGCGCGAGCTCGCGCAGCGGCGCTTCGGCCCGCCGGTGCGGCTCGAGGTCGCGGAGGACATGAGCGAGCACATGCTCGAGCTGCTGCTGCGCGAACTCGAGGTGGACCCGGCCGACGTCGTCGAGGTGCCGGGCCTGCTCGACCTGACCTGTCTGCACCAGCTGTCCGGTGTGGACCGCAAGGAACTCAAGGACAGGCCGTTCGTGCCGGCGACGCACCCGGCGTTCGGCGAGCGCGAGACGCCTAAGAGCGTGTTCGCGACGCTGCGCGAGGGCGACGTGCTGGTGCACCACCCGTACGACTCGTTCTCCACGAGCGTGCAGCGCTTCATCGAGCAGGCCGCGGCCGACTCGAAGGTGCTGGCGATCAAGCAGACGCTGTACCGCACGTCGGGCGACTCGCCGATCGTCGACGCGCTGATCGACGCCGCCGAGGCGGGCAAGCAGGTCGTGGCACTCGTCGAGATCAAGGCGCGCTTCGACGAACAGGCCAACATCACGTGGGCGCGCACGCTGGAACGCGCGGGCGTGCACGTGGTCTACGGCCTCGTCGGGCTGAAGACGCACTGCAAGGTGTCGATGGTGGTGCGCCAGGAGGGTTCGACCATCCGCCGCTACTGCCACATCGGCACCGGCAACTACAACCCGAAGACCGCGCGCCTGTACGAGGACCTCGGCCTGCTCACGGCCGACCCGAGCATCGGCGCCGACGTCACCGACCTGTTCAACGTGCTCACCGGCTACTCGCGGCAGGACACCTACCGCACGATCCTCACGTCGCCCCACGGCATCCGCCGCGGCATCGTCCGCTCGATCGGCGAGGAGATCGAGCTGGCGCGCGCCGGGCAGGCGGCCGGGATCCGGATCAAGTGCAACTCGCTCGTCGACGAGCAGGTGGTCGACGCGCTGTACCACGCTTCGCAGGCCGGGGTGCCCGTCGACGTGGTCGTGCGCGGCATCTGCGCGCTGAAGCCAGGTGTCGAGGGGCTGTCGGAGAACATCCGCGTGCGCTCGATCCTGGGCCGCTTCCTCGAGCACTCGCGGATCTTCCACTTCCGCGCGGGCGGCACCCACTGGATCGGCAGCGCCGACATGATGCACCGCAACCTCGACCGCCGCATCGAGGCGCTCGTGCGCGTGAAGGACCCGAAGCTCACGAACCAGCTCGACGCCGTGTTCGACTCGGCACTCGACCCGGCCACGCGCTGCTGGGTCCTCACCGCGACCGGTGAGTGGCAGCCGTTCCCGGCGGCCGGTTCGCAGGTCCGTGATCACCAGGTTGAGCTGGCGAAGCTGCACGGGGCCGCCGGATGA
- a CDS encoding NUDIX hydrolase: protein MSVDVRAAGAVLWRHAGDGIEVALVHRPRYDDWSLPKGKLDAGETLAAAAVREVREETGYHTVLGRHVAQTAYDVPARNGAKMLSKTVDYFSGEAVSGSFEANHEVDELRWLDPVAAERLLTNSADVGVLRGFCSLPATLTTVLLVRHAKAGKRDDWTGDDDLRPLSDAGLRQAEALRTLLPLFGPDDVFSAPRLRCVQTVRGVAEDLGVEIHHEELLSEEGYWPDPVHGINRLLAIAGAGGTPLICSQGGVIPDVVSALADRDGLALPAARGGVVPSKKGSLWVLSFRAGDTGPQLVGADYYPSPLPAPAPSRH, encoded by the coding sequence ATGAGCGTGGACGTCCGCGCAGCCGGTGCAGTGCTGTGGCGCCACGCCGGCGACGGGATCGAAGTCGCCCTCGTGCACCGGCCCCGCTACGACGACTGGTCGCTGCCGAAGGGAAAACTCGACGCCGGTGAGACCCTCGCCGCCGCGGCGGTGCGGGAAGTGCGAGAGGAAACCGGCTACCACACCGTGCTGGGCCGGCACGTCGCGCAGACCGCGTACGACGTGCCCGCCCGAAACGGCGCGAAGATGCTGAGCAAGACCGTCGACTACTTCAGCGGCGAAGCCGTGTCGGGTTCGTTCGAGGCCAACCACGAGGTCGACGAGCTGCGCTGGCTCGACCCCGTGGCGGCCGAGCGCTTGCTGACGAACTCCGCCGATGTCGGCGTGCTGCGGGGGTTCTGCTCCCTGCCGGCAACGCTCACGACCGTGCTGCTCGTCCGCCACGCCAAGGCGGGCAAGCGCGACGACTGGACCGGCGACGACGACCTGCGCCCGCTGTCGGACGCCGGTCTGCGCCAGGCCGAGGCACTGCGCACCCTGCTGCCGCTCTTCGGTCCGGACGACGTCTTCTCGGCCCCGCGGCTGCGGTGCGTGCAGACGGTCCGGGGTGTCGCGGAGGACCTCGGTGTCGAGATCCACCACGAGGAGCTGCTGTCCGAAGAGGGCTACTGGCCCGATCCGGTCCACGGGATCAACCGCCTGCTGGCCATCGCCGGTGCCGGTGGCACGCCGCTGATCTGCAGCCAGGGCGGCGTGATCCCGGACGTGGTGAGCGCTCTGGCCGACCGCGACGGCTTGGCGCTGCCCGCCGCCCGCGGCGGTGTGGTGCCGAGCAAGAAGGGCTCCCTGTGGGTCCTGTCGTTCCGCGCCGGTGACACCGGTCCCCAGCTCGTGGGCGCGGACTACTACCCCAGCCCGCTCCCCGCGCCGGCCCCGTCGCGGCACTGA
- a CDS encoding NAD(P)H-dependent glycerol-3-phosphate dehydrogenase encodes MASFTTDVQRVTVLGAGSWGTAFAKVLGDAGRDVTMWARRESVADEISTRHTNESYLPGTRLPGRITATADPAAALDGAEAVVLGVPSQSLRANLTAWQPLLPRDAILVSVAKGVELGTLKRMSEVIAELAKVDPGEIVVVSGPNLAREIAAAQPAAAVVACTDHERAMAIQRACSNQYFRPYTNTDVVGCELGGACKNVIALSCGMAAGMGFGANTAATLMTRGLAEMARLGAKLGADPLTFAGLAGLGDLVATCSSPLSRNRTFGERLGRGDTLEQAQAAAGGQVAEGVTSCSSIRELARGLGVDMPITDAMHRVCHEGVDPRQAGAELLGRSQKHEWS; translated from the coding sequence ATGGCCTCTTTCACCACCGACGTCCAGCGGGTGACCGTGCTCGGCGCCGGCTCGTGGGGCACGGCGTTCGCGAAGGTGCTCGGCGACGCGGGGCGCGACGTGACGATGTGGGCGCGTCGCGAGTCGGTCGCCGACGAGATCTCCACGCGCCACACCAACGAGTCGTACCTGCCCGGCACCCGGCTGCCCGGCCGCATCACGGCGACGGCCGACCCGGCGGCGGCGCTCGACGGTGCCGAGGCGGTGGTCCTCGGGGTGCCGAGCCAGAGCCTGCGCGCGAACCTCACCGCGTGGCAGCCGCTGTTGCCGCGCGACGCGATCCTGGTGAGCGTCGCCAAGGGCGTGGAGCTGGGCACGCTCAAGCGCATGAGCGAGGTCATCGCCGAGCTGGCGAAGGTCGACCCGGGTGAGATCGTCGTGGTGTCCGGTCCGAACCTCGCGCGCGAGATCGCCGCCGCGCAACCGGCCGCCGCGGTGGTGGCGTGCACCGACCACGAGCGCGCCATGGCGATCCAGCGGGCGTGCTCGAACCAGTACTTCCGCCCCTACACCAACACCGACGTCGTCGGCTGCGAGCTGGGCGGCGCGTGCAAGAACGTGATCGCGCTGAGCTGCGGCATGGCCGCCGGCATGGGCTTCGGCGCCAACACGGCGGCGACCTTGATGACGCGCGGGCTCGCGGAGATGGCGCGCCTGGGCGCGAAGCTCGGCGCCGATCCGCTGACGTTCGCGGGCCTGGCCGGCCTCGGCGACCTCGTGGCGACGTGCTCGTCTCCGCTCTCGCGCAACCGCACCTTCGGCGAACGGCTCGGCCGCGGCGACACGCTGGAACAGGCGCAAGCCGCGGCGGGCGGGCAGGTCGCCGAGGGCGTGACGTCGTGCTCGTCGATCCGGGAGCTCGCGCGCGGTCTCGGTGTCGACATGCCGATCACCGACGCGATGCACCGCGTGTGCCACGAGGGGGTCGATCCCCGGCAGGCCGGTGCGGAACTGCTGGGCCGCTCGCAGAAGCACGAGTGGAGCTGA
- a CDS encoding class I SAM-dependent methyltransferase, which translates to MTDSFAVNRANWDERAVVHAKSEYYGFEKFRTDPVYLSDVVRFDLPRLGDVTGLRGVHLQCHLGTDTLSLSRLGAKMSGLDLSPRSLAEARNLAQSVGADIDYHEANTCDAVDVFGENRFDLVYTGVGALCWLPKIDRWAGIVARLLKPGGRLFVREGHPMLWTLDDEAERGWPKYAYFEHEEPLVFAEETTYVETDGPIVNSTTHSWNHSLGEIITALLGHGLTLTAFTEHDTVPWNALPNEMEPAGGGEWRLRDNPERIAASYTLQAVKPS; encoded by the coding sequence GTGACCGACTCGTTCGCCGTCAACCGCGCCAATTGGGACGAACGCGCGGTGGTGCACGCGAAGTCGGAGTACTACGGCTTCGAGAAGTTCCGCACGGATCCGGTGTACCTCTCCGACGTCGTGCGGTTCGACCTGCCGCGGCTCGGGGACGTCACGGGTCTGCGCGGCGTGCACCTGCAGTGCCACCTCGGGACCGACACGCTGTCGCTGTCACGGCTGGGCGCGAAGATGTCCGGCCTCGACCTCTCGCCCCGGTCGCTGGCCGAGGCGCGCAACCTCGCGCAAAGCGTCGGCGCGGACATCGATTACCACGAGGCCAACACCTGCGACGCGGTCGATGTCTTCGGGGAGAACAGGTTCGACCTCGTGTACACCGGGGTGGGCGCGCTGTGCTGGCTGCCGAAGATCGACCGGTGGGCCGGGATCGTCGCGCGGCTGCTGAAGCCGGGCGGCCGGCTGTTCGTGCGCGAGGGCCACCCGATGCTGTGGACGCTCGACGACGAAGCCGAACGCGGCTGGCCGAAGTACGCGTATTTCGAGCACGAAGAACCGCTCGTGTTCGCGGAGGAAACCACCTACGTCGAGACCGACGGCCCGATCGTCAACAGCACGACGCATTCGTGGAACCACTCGCTCGGCGAAATCATCACCGCGCTGCTCGGCCACGGTCTCACGCTGACCGCGTTCACCGAGCACGACACCGTGCCCTGGAACGCTCTGCCGAACGAGATGGAACCGGCCGGTGGCGGCGAATGGCGGCTTCGCGACAACCCGGAGCGGATCGCGGCGAGCTACACCCTGCAGGCGGTGAAGCCCTCCTAG
- a CDS encoding VOC family protein: MPSVVENTTFDCRDAYALAQFWSGVLGRPIADGDSPGDPEVGIELGHGGTLLFIEVPESKTVKNRVHLCLRPDVARDTEVGRLLAAGATMFDDRRRPDGTGWAVLLDPEGNEFCVLRSKAEKAATA; the protein is encoded by the coding sequence ATGCCGTCCGTCGTCGAGAACACCACCTTCGACTGCCGCGACGCCTACGCGCTGGCGCAGTTCTGGAGCGGTGTGCTCGGCCGCCCGATCGCCGACGGGGATTCCCCGGGCGACCCGGAGGTCGGCATCGAGCTCGGCCACGGCGGCACCCTGCTGTTCATCGAGGTCCCCGAGAGCAAGACGGTGAAAAACCGCGTGCACCTGTGCCTGAGGCCGGACGTCGCGCGCGACACCGAGGTCGGCCGCCTGCTCGCCGCCGGCGCAACCATGTTCGACGACCGGCGCCGGCCCGACGGCACCGGCTGGGCCGTGCTGCTCGACCCCGAGGGCAACGAGTTCTGCGTGTTGCGCAGCAAAGCCGAGAAGGCGGCGACGGCGTGA